From Triticum aestivum cultivar Chinese Spring chromosome 7B, IWGSC CS RefSeq v2.1, whole genome shotgun sequence:
TAACAAAGAGAATTTTCCTAATTCTGTCCGGTAAGGAAGATCTTAATAATATGTGCAGATTTGGCTTTTCTCCACAACTCAGAGAGAAGGATAGTAAAAAGAGTACTCTAGTAAAAATAAGTAAACGACAAGCACGGCATGACAGGAGGGCATACCAATGCAACTAGAGAAAACTGATGAAATAAACTAAATATTTGTGACGATTCGGTGAAGTTTGGAAAATGCATGAACTTGATAAAGGATCAGTTTACCATCAAAGCCTGCAAAATGTCACCAACTTCTCCACTGTTCATATCGAATATAAACCCTATACAGGCATACTATTTTCAAGGGATATGCAGATCGAAAATGGTTTAAATGGAGAATTAAGTATCATTAGGTGAATGAAATTTCACTAGATAAGTTACAATTAGTTTTGGTACAAACGCGATTTGCATTGATCTCAATTTGTGTCGATATGTAGGCAAGAGCAAGCTAGATGTTCAAACAGACTGACAATGAACAAAGGATGTTGATAAAGGGGAGATGAATCTAATCATGAGAAGAGAAATGTGATGGGCAAAGGAAAATTTTGGTTCATATGCAATATACACAAAGCAAGAAGCCTGAACAACCAAAATGCTAGAATCACCTCAGCCCCACTCTAAGAAATAGAGCCTAGGTAAATCCTGATTACGCAGCAGCACCACCAAAGAGGTGCATGAATGAAGTTCTCACGATTTAGTGTTTTGTGTTTGACACAATCCAACCAGTAGGCACAGAGGAGCTCAGAAACAATCACATGGCACGAGAAACACTCACATATGATCGGAGACCCAAATGATGAACACTAGCAGATTACATAAGATAAATTATCAGTCGCACATGACATTGATCCATGGGTGGCTAATAACTTAACAATAATGAGAGCACACATCTAGGTGCATGGATAACATAGATGTTCACAGGATCAACTACAGATATAGATACATAACTACATGGATAGCTTTGGTGACCTCCTTCGTCTCTGGTTCTCAGACTGGTACCACTGGAGCAACCCCATCATCAGCCACGGGCTGCTGCCCGTTGTACAAAGCGGAAGCCTCCCCATGCATCTTGAGGATATCGGCGGCGGAGTCATACTTCAACCAGGGAAGGCGAGCATGCCGCTTCCTGACCTGCTCCTCGTACCATGCAGCGAGCTTGGCGCACACGGTGTCTGGATCATCGTCTGAGTCGTAGGGGCAGTTGTCGTACAAGTCCTCCACCTCCGAGTCCGAGGTCGCATCGGCGCCCTTCAGTcccatcaccgcctcctcctccgccttggccTTGACGATGAACGCCGTCTCCTCCACCGCCGTGTCCTTGAGggacacctcctccttctccacctccgacTTGGCCTTGATGATGTCCGCCTCCGCCTTGCCCTTGAGAATCGCCTCCGCCTCCAACTCCGCCTGGGTCGCGGTGATGGGCGTGGGCGACAAGCTCCCGTAGCTGAGAAACTGCATCTTCTCGACGCCGAGGGATTTTGGATTTGCCTTGCCTCTTTCCTCGCCTCCCGTAGCTGGATCTGATCAGGAACGGGAGGCGGCGGAGCTAGTGGGGATTTCTCTCAGCTGGATCTGATCAGGAACGGGAGCCAGGCCAACCCTAGCTGCCTCGGCTCGGAGTCGGTCTCGTCTCCGGACCGGCCTCGTCATACCCGTTCCCTGGGCTGGGCCCCCATCTTATTTTTCTTCTCACTAGCTCGCTCGTTGCGTGAATCTCTCATCTGGAACGCGGTTTTTGTTTTGATGCGAGCAACTTAGAGCATTACTAgcagaaccctcaaaccctcaaacccttatAAATAACTGCTTTTTTACAGTTTGCGAGCAAAAAATCGCGTAGACTAGAACCCCTTAACCCTTAAACCCTTAAATTTTTTTAAGGGTCCAACCCTCAAACCCACTCCCAACCCTCAGAAGTAAGGGTTGGGGAGCAAAACCTACCCCAACCCTCACTTGGCGGTTATCTTCGCGCCAACTCCCGCGCCCGCGCCCACGCCCGCGTCCGGCGCTGCtagtcgcccccgccgccgccggccgccccgtCGACCTCCCGCACCCGCCCGCCCCCAGCCGCCGgccactcctccacctcctcccggcCGCGGCCGCGCTCGCCCCGCCCCCGGCCATCGCCATCcgtcccgccgcccgcgccgcctgccgcccCGCCGGCTTCTACTCCCGTGCgcccgcccgccgcctccgcctcccgcccgccacctccgcctcctgccccccggcctctcctcctcccgcgcccCTCCGACTCCGCGCCCTCCGCCTCGACCCGCCGCCCCCGCCCTTCGGCCCGTGCCCGCTCCCACGCCCTCCGCCTCCCGCCCCCGCGCCCTCCGCCTCCGCCTTCCACCCCCTGGCCACTGCCCTCCACCCGCGCCCGCCCCGCCATCCGCCCTCTGCCCCCGCGCTGCCCTCCGGCTGTCGTGCACGAGGTGCTCGACGGTATGCCCGCAACGACAATATCGTTCATGGGGAATATTCTGTTATAAGGGTTGGGTTTGGGGGTTCTAatctttgcccctgtttttcaacccgtAAAAGTGCACAAAAAGACCATTTTTGGACCCTTAAAACGCTAGTGAggatttgagggtttgagggttctactagtaatgctcttagcCCTGGTATAAAACCTTGAGGCTTGTAATAAGTTGCACCTTGAACCCTTTTAAGCTGTTGgctcctttttcttttctgctttgcAGATAGAACTCTTAGCGCGGTGTAGTTTCTGAAACCTTCGATAGAAGGCTGGTCTCTGTGTATCTGGTTTCGCGTTTTCAATGAAGATGATGGAGCCGGGGGGGTGTTTCTTGCCCTCCTGTCAGTCTAAAAAAACTCTAATTTGATACAATTTACACCCTAAAATCCTCAAAACCGGGTAAATCTTCCCCTAAGCTGGTTTTGATCCAATTTTGGGCTGTTTTCGGTTTTAGCTTATGACGTGGCGAGTAGGTAGACAGAATAAAGGGGCTGACATGGCATGGTGGGTATGGGTCAGTTCACCCTGGTCGGATTTCCGCCTCCCTGGTCATTTCGCCCCTTCTCCCtattagaataaatccgaggcgctcCGTTGATCTATCAAGGACCAAGCAATCCCACAAGCACGATACCgaaatttgttaacgaggttcaccaatatggctacatccccaAGGCTAGACTATGGGCGCTCCTATGTCGTTGTCGCTGAAATCACCGCTGTCTTCTACTTTGACCGACATCCCCGTCGGTCTATCAGATAGTCCAGTCCGACCCAACCGAAATTATTCAACTTCAACCATGCTTCACCCCGCGTCGTGTCCGCCCGCACATCTGTGCATTGCCTTGACGCCCTGTGTTTGCATCCTGTCACGGCGCGCTCCAAACTCCTCCAAGCCTTATACGCACGTCGCCATCCTCACCGCGCGCACCACAAATCCTCTCGCTATCATCCCAGTACACATCATGTGTATAAAGAAATAAAGCCAAAAAATCCACCACATAAGCCTTCCTGCGTGCACTAAACCGTGAAGATCAAAAAGATCCAAAATCTCCAACTCCACCATGTGCTCCTGTAGGCTGTAGGTCCATTAGGCTTCCTATCTCTTCCTCCCGATGAGTAGCTTCAGCCTGTTGCGTAGCTTTTTTTTCAAACAACAAATCTCTCATCAGGTCGAAGGAAGGATGGACCCAACGGCTCCTGTACGGACAGGCGACGCGGTCGTCTCtagcgatggtggcggcgtttcTGCGCAGGGCCTCGCCCCCGACGACCACGGCGTCGGCGCTCCGGGCTCGGCGGGAGGCCTAGCGGGGGGCTGGTCGACGACTCGCTCCCCTGCTCCCCGACGGGCGGCCGCGCCCACCATGGGCGTGGCAAAGTGGTCGGGGAGCCGCTTTTGGGCTCTGGCGGAGGACGAGTCGGATGGTGATGAGGAGGCGGAGATTAACAGCGAAGGGGAGTCTGGGGCGGGCGGCCGTGCGGCCTGCTCCATTGGCGACTTCGTGTCGCGGGCCGAGGAGTTTGGGGGCTCTCTCAAGGCCGGGAGCCGGCGTGCTTTTGCGCTCGGTGGCCGTGGCCCGAGGCGGGTCGCAACGGCCGTGCGCAGGGCGCCGTGCTCTTCATGGGGACGCGAGGGACGTGGCACCCTTGCCGTGGCTGATGCGGGGCTGCTCCTGCAGCACGCACTGGACCTGCCTCGTCCGGCGCCGGCGTTCcccgtggcggcggtggcggcgcagtcGGCGCTGGGAGTGGTGCGCCCTAGGGTTGGGGCGGAAGCGCATGTGGCTCGGATGGGCCAGCCCACTAGGGCGGTGACCGGCCCATCTGCGGGGCAGCAGTGGGCTGGAGTCCAGTCTCCGGATGTGCCTGGGGCGCAGGGAATTGCGGCCGTTTTTCGGGCCCAGCCCGGCCCACAGGAGGCAATCCAGCCCATATCGCCCAGCCCCGTGTGGCCATATAAATGGCTCTGGATTCCTCGCGGAACCCTAACCCCCTCGCTAGGTTTCCCAGCCACCGCTGCGGAGGTGCGGCGCTTCGGTCATTCCGCCCGCTTCCTCTCACccgctcctctccctcctccattgcGGCGCTCCTTTGCGGAAGTAGTGGCGATGGGCTCCAAGCAGGACCGCTGTGGGGAAAAGCCTCCCATGGAGCCGCCGTGGGACCGCAACCGTGGTCGGGCCGACGACGAAGGTGGCTGGGGGCCGCCGCCCGCGTGGTGGCTCAAGGagcaggaaagaaagaagaagaagaaggcggagTACAAGCAACGCGGCCTCGAGCTCAAGCTCAAGGGGTTGCAGCCTGCGTCGGGCGGCGAGCGGGGTGGCGAATCTCATGCAAAGAAGAAATCCAAGCCTGCGGGGGCGGCGGCCTCCAAGACGCCCCTCCCGCCCATATCTGAGGCGCCGGGCTCGTCCAAGGGCACGGAGGAGGAACCAATCCCAATTGAGGAAGCCGACGGCCCGAAGTGCTTCAGATGCGGTCGCACAGGCCACTACCAGAACCTGTGCACCTTCAAGCCCCTGTGCATGGTGTGCACCAAGGAGGGGCACACGTCGGCGCAGTGCCCGACCCGCGGCAAGCCTCTGCTCCTCCAAACCATGGGGCACGCCATCTCTGGCGAAGGTTTCTTCTGCCTCCAGTACCCGGAGGATTCGAGGGAGGAGCCACAGATCCAGCTGGGGGCCAATGCGGCAGTGCTCTCCATGCCTTCCGGCGCGCTCACGCTCGAGATCCTCCAAGTGGAGCTGCCACATCTTTTTGAGGGCGAGTGGGACTGGCAGATCTCACCAATGGAGGGCGGGGCATTCTCGGTGGTTTTCCCGGATCCGGCGATGCTCAGGATTGCAACGCGAAGCGGCAAACTTTTCCTCTCTCTCAACAACCTCATGGTGGATATTCATGATGCGGTTCTCGAAGCTCCCAAAGGATTGGCGATGCCAGAGGTGTGGGTCAAACTGGGAGGCGTCCCACCCAAGCAGAGGCGCTCTGACCTGCTCATGGCGGCTACCACCATGCTCGGCCGTCCCCTGCAGATTGATGAGGAGTCTCTCATCCGCCCGGGGCCAATTCGCATGCATTTCGCCTGCCGCAGCCCCCGCAAGCTGCACGGACTGGTTCAGATCTGGTTCAATGGAGAGGCCTTCAACATCAACATCGAGCCCGAGCTCCCCCCGGAGCAACTCACGGCGCCCGCCTTGCCAGTCCCAAATCCTCCTTCTCCAAACCACGGCAAGGGTCCGGACGGGGCGGGGCGTGACGGCACCAGGGACGAAGACAAGGAGGCTGATGCTAGCATGGGGGATGATTCCATTGACACGGCGGCGTGGGAGAAGCTAGGCATCAATGACAAGGGCGGGGCGGTGAATCGGGCGTCGTTTCCTTCGTTGGAGTTGCCTCTGGCGGGGAGGTCCATGGAGCTGGCGCTTTCCATCCCGAACCAATATGGCTCAAACCTGGGCTCGGTCACGCCCCCTGAAAGTGCAACATTGCATTAAAGTATTTTTGACATTGATGACAACTTCATTTGTGTTTCTAACCACATGCTCTAAGTGTTAACAGCCCCGATTAAGCTAAAAGTGAAGCATGGATGGTTATTTCCTCTCTTATTGTAAAAAGGGAAAGCGGTGCGCTCAAGAAGAGAAGAGTACCTTAAAGTTTTCTTATTTCTTGAGTCCTTAGGGCatccgcactattaagagggggtgcatCATAAAAACATCCAGGGAATCAACTTACCTTCTCACATTGATCTAAAAATCCCAGTGCCAAGTTTCTGTTCAGGCCGGAACTTCCGGGACGGCCGGAATGTCCGGGAAGGGTCCGGGAAGCTTCCGGGGTACCCAGAGAAACTGCACTTTTGTGCAATCTCTCTGTGTAGCCCGGAACCTCGCCTGACCCTGACCGGAACTTCCGTAGCCCGAAACTTCCGGGGCTGCCGGAACTTCCGGGCTCCGGAATTTCCGTCCCCTGTTTCTGCAGCTTCCGGGGTACTACTGAGTGGTGCAAACTCTCTGTGTAGCCCGAAACCTGTCCGGAACCTGGCCGGAACTTCCGGTGGCCGGAACTTCCGTCTGTGTCCGGAACTTCCGGGCTACGCAGAAATCTGCCTCCAACGGCCAGATTtcatccccacctataaatagtcttcttcttcctcacaaagGGGTTGACGACTCCATTTCTCTCACCTCCATTTTCAGACCTCGATTTCTTGGAGATCTCCCTTCCTAGCCAACCAAAGCTCTTGATCTTTTGGGAAGCGTAGGAGAAGTTCTCGATCTACACATTCACCAAAGCGAAAGTTGATTCCCCCTTGTTTTTGTGGTgcttcttgttactcttggaggttggagactcctaggcggtaggagtgctccggcgaggaatcgaccattgtgatttccCCCGGAAAGTTtatgagggtttggagaccaccccaaggtctaccactagtggttgagaaacgccttcgtggtgttgtctcaaggagagaatagggtgagccttcgtggcgttggtgtgccttcgtggtaacatccacctctctaaactgtgacgtagcttccctccaaggaagtgaacatcggcttacatcctcgtctctcggagttgcggttattcctaaccctaactctctacttgtggttacttgtcgcTGAGCACTTACTTATCTCATCTTGTGCTTGCTTACTCATATATTTGTGTCACTTGATTATCTTGCTTAGCTCATTagtatcatacttgcaattgttaggctcactttcattttccgcattattgcctaaaattgcttagtaataattaaaatttgtaattgtacctattcacccccctctaggtccatctcgatcctttcaattggtatcagagcctcgtgctctattcttgtggcttaaccgccctagagcgagatgaatcCAGATGGAACTCCCCTAgttgtagatcctaaggataaaggcgaggcttcttctgaagtcaagtcctttacgtctcaggatctagaacgggcccttgctaagcaaaaagaggagcatgatgcttctcttgaggccttggtccaactgagattagccacgttgtccgcggtgcttgcaccacactcaagtggtgtgagtccgaggccaactgtgcctacttcatcacttggtcaacaacctcctagcaatgaacacaccagtgttccttggctttatgcaagacctcaggttgagaaaccaagatataaccctcaaggcaaacctcctttacttactGCTACTGCCGATTTTGCATTGTGgaaagttgctatgcaggatcatcttcgacatggaaacgatgagatgctggagattatagagtatggctatcatgtggttgatccaaagaaccccacaccaagagaaatatatgacaagaacctcaatgacacggcaatcatgtgtataaggagaggtatggatgaaaagcaaaggagaccgttcatacacatcaaaagtgccaaggaactatgggaaagtattatacgatccaggactggcacttctaccctccggagtgctcaatataaaattgccaaggggcaattgcaaaaattttgtatggaaaaaggtgaaacccccaatcaactccttgagcgtctcatgactctcactgcggatattgagtcatgtgagtgtgacaagactcaACATGGATTCAATATGACTAAGAGGtttcttgtggataagttgcttcatgctcttgctccatatcatcatcaaatggtgtgggacataagacaacaccataccttcaaggaaatgactacagatgacatcatatccaccttccaactatttgaagagtcaaaggccaatgccacaaaacatcttgccacgcatggttccccatcatcaaaaatcaatcttgcattgaaggccaagcaagtatgtgaagatgagcaaagtgaagaagaagaagaagaagatgatgaggatgaagatggtaatgagattgactccgacgagggcccttcgtatgaagacatggctctttttgtcaagaatttTAGCgccggaaaattcaagggaagatttcaaaagaagaaagtgaggaaatgctacaactgtgaagaaaccagtcacttctccaacgagtgcccttatgagaagagagaagataaaccaaggtttcccaagatctttcccaagaagaagttgccaaatcctttgaactccaagctcaagaagagagatggaaaggcaatggttgctcaagaagaatctgatccggatgatgttagtggtgttgccggagtttctcaagactctcaaaacacgttgaggttcataaacaagagtggtgacgtggtcacctacaactacatgaaagattacaagggcaacgctcacaagtgcctaatggcaaaggccatggttgaagaaggagaggaccaaagctcttctgacaaggtcaaggtaactccacgatcaaatcctcctcttttcacaccttctactcctagtgatgagtaccttgatgtggaggatagctatgaggatgatgatctagatgatcctatgattgctaaacttaataagttcatgtgctccctcaaaggaaagaaactcactatgtttcgtatgcttatggagatggtgagtaagcacatcatcaccattaaggaactcgaaaccctcttcaccgaggaaaaggaaaagtgtgaaatccttgagcggaaagtccaatatgaggaagcacgaaatgatgaactatgcttaaaaattggtgcaaacattgatgttcacactaatgatcttgcctccttgaaaaaggctattgactcttgtgaagagttaatgaatgataaaagcaagcttgtgaagtctcatgcttctctaaggattgtgagcttctatccgtatccctcaagactaaggaaggagagctcaccgttcttagaaagagttttgagacgctcaaacttacttatcttgaaactttagccaaggcttactcttcccctattataaatgttggtgcttgtgctactaactctagtagtgatctagcatctattcttgaggaaaatcgttttctcaaggctcaaattgagaaaggtctcatgacatgtgctcaagggcaaaagaatcttgatgagattttgagtcaacacaatgaggtgtttgccaaagagggacttgggtttgacccTAGCACAAGTAAGAAGAAGACGTCCTCCCAAAAGTGCACAACTCCTCTAAACGAAACTTTTgtaagagaagggcacaaggagaaaggtaaggttgtgagtgggaaggccacaaggggcatgcccactctcaacaagcctaaagagttcatgcctccttcctatgtacttcggaaaactaaggatggagaagtctttgcaaaatttgttggtcctcgaaatgcatttcggttttatgctatttgggtccctaagacccttgtgactaacttgagaggtcccattgcaaaatgggtgcctctaaccaagtaataattgtgtgtaggttgccttctccggtggagtaaaatgggtgattgatagtggatgtacaaatcatatgaccggagatagcaaattgctctacgatttcatggaagctattcaaccatttatgagcattatgtttggtggaggatcaaaaggacaggtacttggGTTGGGGAAGGTGGCTATCataaatgacatgtctcttgcaaatgtcatgcttgtccaatcccttaaatatcatttgctttctgttcgtcaattggcttctattggttatgatacactatttggactaacgaatgtgaaagtctttaagagagatactctcgaagtggcctttgttggagagttggatggcaacctttacacggttgatttctcgaaagagagcacattccatgcaacttgtctaatggccaaggccgacaaggggtggctatggcatcgccggctagcccatgtcggcatgaggaatcttcaagatctcttaaagggtaatcacatccttggactaacaaatgtctcttttgagaaagatcgtgtgtgtagtgcatgtatagccgggaagcaacatcaatcaaagcacccacccaagaatattgtgtctacttcaaggcctttggagctccttcatgtggatctctttgggcctccttcatgggatagtcttggtgggaaaaagtatggacttgtcattgttgatgactactcaagatatacatgggtgtttttcctcaagtccaaggacgagacgaagatcaccttcattgactttgccaagcaagcacaacgaaagtttgacaaagaaatcttggcaataagaagtgataatggatctgagttcaaaaactacaccttgtaagaattccttagtgatgaagggattgagcatcaatattcagctccatacactcctcagcaaaatggtgtagccgaaaggaagaaccgcacccttgtggagatggcaaggtccatgttggatgaatacaagtcaccacatagtttttgggccgaagctgtcaacactgcatgccatgcatcaaaccggcttttcctccgcactatattggaaaagactccatatgagcttctaacaggaaacaagccaaatgtcaagtactttcgtgtatttgggtgcaaatgtttcatcctcaacaaaagagaacggttaggaaaattccAATCCAAAACgattgagggtatatttgttggctatggatcaaactcccacgcctatagagtctacaacaaatccaatggatgtgttgtagaaacttgtgacgtggtgtttgatgaatttaatggctcccatggggagcaagttgatctaagtgatgtaggtgaagaagattcttctcaagacattttgaccatgggtgttggtgcacttcttcctatggaacaagaacctcatgatgatgaagaagaagatggaagtctcacacatcatcaaactgcTTCAACATCCATAACACCACAAGCTCCTATTGTCCAACCGACACCCTTAgcccaagttgaagaggatgatcaagttcctcttcatgataatcttcaagaacaagaacaagaaagtccaatcattgatgatgaacctcaacaaatgcaatatgaacaagaagatcttcctccacacattaatgatccatatgttcaGGATGtagatgatggacatgaagttgaacctcgtgaaacccttaCCTCCATTATGCCTCGAGTAGCCGGTCGTGTTGATattgacaaaattctcaccggcatatcggaaggtagagtcactcgtaaacatttgacaaacttttgtgctcacttctcgtttgtgtgtagtattgagcccctcaaggtacaagatgcattaatggacaacgattggctagttgctatgcaagaagagttgaacagttttgaacgcaaccaagtgtggtcattagtcaagaggccatctactgagcacaacatcattggaacaaaatggattttcaagaacaaacaagatgagaatggtg
This genomic window contains:
- the LOC123157252 gene encoding uncharacterized protein, translated to MQFLSYGSLSPTPITATQAELEAEAILKGKAEADIIKAKSEVEKEEVSLKDTAVEETAFIVKAKAEEEAVMGLKGADATSDSEVEDLYDNCPYDSDDDPDTVCAKLAAWYEEQVRKRHARLPWLKYDSAADILKMHGEASALYNGQQPVADDGVAPVVPV